A region from the uncultured Ilyobacter sp. genome encodes:
- a CDS encoding rhodanese-like domain-containing protein has product MGIRSGYATMILRAGGFENVRNYEGSIYEWSGDKTMPMEK; this is encoded by the coding sequence ATGGGTATAAGATCAGGTTATGCAACTATGATCCTCAGAGCCGGTGGCTTTGAAAATGTAAGAAATTATGAAGGCTCTATTTATGAATGGAGTGGCGATAAAACTATGCCAATGGAGAAATAA
- a CDS encoding rhodanese-like domain-containing protein, translated as MKKRNTKLGLLILCASAFILFSSCNKASSNKEKKIDLSVYEKGDYFISPEELKSLLGSEDLVLLDCNNPSIYTKEHIKGAIGIGFHAFSEKVGKPGDPGWGTIKSKEDLSKKLISLGVDNEKIVVVYSDVFKGPGADGRTAWQLRLAGMENVKILHGGSTYWKELGYEMTKDVTPKPTPSNGVILKDYDRSFMAIKDEVFENLGKTILVDVRTKKEFDGSQNAGEPRGGHIKGAKHLLWTDLLNENGTLKTPKEIEEIMSEFGISKKDDFTLY; from the coding sequence ATGAAGAAAAGAAACACCAAATTGGGACTACTTATTCTATGTGCATCAGCATTTATTTTATTTAGTAGTTGTAATAAAGCATCAAGTAACAAAGAAAAAAAAATCGATTTATCGGTATATGAAAAAGGAGATTATTTTATTAGTCCAGAAGAACTTAAGTCATTATTAGGATCAGAAGATTTAGTATTATTAGACTGTAACAATCCCAGCATATATACTAAAGAACACATAAAGGGAGCAATAGGAATTGGATTTCATGCTTTTTCAGAAAAAGTAGGTAAACCAGGAGATCCAGGTTGGGGGACCATAAAATCAAAGGAAGATTTGAGTAAAAAACTTATTTCACTGGGAGTAGATAATGAAAAAATAGTAGTAGTTTACTCTGATGTATTTAAAGGGCCTGGTGCAGATGGGCGTACAGCCTGGCAATTAAGACTAGCTGGAATGGAAAATGTTAAAATTCTTCATGGTGGATCTACTTATTGGAAAGAACTTGGTTACGAGATGACAAAGGATGTTACACCTAAACCAACACCTAGTAATGGAGTGATTTTAAAAGATTATGACAGAAGTTTTATGGCAATAAAAGATGAAGTCTTTGAAAATCTAGGAAAAACAATACTCGTAGATGTAAGAACTAAAAAAGAATTTGATGGATCTCAAAATGCAGGAGAACCTAGAGGTGGTCATATAAAAGGGGCGAAGCACCTTCTTTGGACAGATCTATTAAATGAAAACGGGACTTTAAAAACTCCAAAAGAGATCGAAGAAATAATGAGTGAATTTGGAATTTCTAAAAAAGATGATTTTACGCTCTACTGA
- a CDS encoding TVP38/TMEM64 family protein — protein MKCKKEKGLKIGILIVLMGLYFLVPAVKININQAIFILKNVDVDLARGYILGFGIWAPVASFLLMILQSIAAPLPAFIITFANAGLFGWVKGAILSWTSSMAGAALCFFIAKFYGRKVVIKLTGKYALDSVNDFFDRYGKYTILIARLLPFISFDIVSYAAGLTSMNFFSFFVATGIGQLPATIIYSYIGSMLTGTTKTMVVGLLMLFAISTLIFLFKKVWNDNKQLKDTMDIKDIN, from the coding sequence TTGAAATGTAAAAAAGAAAAAGGATTAAAAATAGGGATTTTGATAGTTCTAATGGGGTTATATTTTTTAGTACCAGCAGTCAAAATAAATATTAATCAAGCTATTTTTATTCTTAAAAATGTAGATGTGGATCTGGCAAGAGGTTATATTTTAGGATTTGGAATATGGGCACCAGTTGCATCATTTTTATTGATGATTCTTCAATCTATAGCGGCACCTCTTCCTGCCTTTATCATAACCTTTGCCAATGCAGGTTTATTTGGTTGGGTAAAGGGAGCTATTCTTTCATGGACAAGTTCTATGGCAGGAGCAGCACTTTGTTTCTTTATAGCAAAGTTTTACGGTAGAAAAGTGGTTATAAAATTAACCGGTAAATATGCACTAGATAGTGTAAATGATTTTTTTGATAGATATGGGAAATATACAATACTGATAGCACGTTTATTACCATTTATTTCTTTTGATATTGTTAGTTATGCTGCTGGATTAACTTCTATGAATTTCTTTAGCTTTTTTGTTGCAACAGGTATAGGTCAGCTTCCAGCGACGATAATTTATTCGTATATTGGAAGTATGTTAACAGGTACAACTAAAACAATGGTAGTTGGATTACTGATGTTATTTGCAATAAGCACATTAATATTTTTATTTAAAAAGGTTTGGAATGATAATAAACAATTAAAAGATACAATGGATATAAAAGATATAAATTAA
- a CDS encoding ribose-phosphate pyrophosphokinase: MIREARDVKIFTGNSNINLARQIAEKCGLPLGDANIVRFKDGEVYARINETVRGCDVFIIQSTSEPVNENLMELLIFIDALKRASVKSINVVIPYYGYARQDRKASPREPITSKLVANLLTVAGASRVLTMDLHANQIQGFFDIPVDHLQALPILAKYFIEKGLSGDDVVVVSPDVGGVKRARKLSEWLDCKIAIIDKRRPKPNMSEVMNLIGEVEGKTAIFIDDMIDTAGTITNGAEAIIKRGAKEAYACCTHGILSGPAMERLEASPLKEVIVTDSINLTEEKRNGKVKVLSVDLLFAEAIKRIVTNESISELFEKR; the protein is encoded by the coding sequence ATGATAAGAGAAGCGAGAGATGTAAAGATTTTTACGGGGAATTCAAATATCAACTTAGCCAGACAAATTGCTGAAAAGTGTGGACTTCCTTTAGGAGATGCAAACATTGTTAGGTTTAAAGATGGTGAAGTTTATGCAAGAATTAATGAAACGGTAAGAGGGTGCGATGTATTTATCATCCAGTCTACTTCAGAACCGGTAAATGAAAATCTTATGGAGCTTTTGATATTTATTGATGCACTAAAAAGAGCTTCCGTAAAATCTATAAATGTGGTTATCCCTTACTATGGATATGCAAGACAAGATAGAAAGGCTAGCCCAAGAGAGCCAATTACATCTAAACTCGTAGCTAACCTTTTAACTGTAGCTGGAGCCTCTAGAGTTTTAACTATGGATCTTCATGCTAACCAAATTCAAGGATTCTTTGATATTCCGGTAGATCACCTGCAGGCTTTGCCTATACTTGCGAAATACTTTATAGAGAAGGGGTTAAGTGGTGACGACGTGGTAGTAGTATCTCCAGATGTGGGAGGGGTAAAAAGAGCAAGGAAATTATCTGAATGGCTTGATTGTAAAATAGCAATCATTGACAAAAGAAGACCAAAGCCAAATATGTCAGAGGTTATGAACCTTATAGGAGAGGTAGAGGGGAAAACTGCGATATTTATCGATGATATGATAGATACAGCGGGGACAATAACAAATGGTGCCGAAGCTATAATAAAAAGAGGTGCTAAGGAAGCTTATGCTTGCTGTACACACGGAATTTTATCAGGTCCTGCAATGGAAAGACTTGAAGCTTCACCACTTAAAGAGGTCATTGTAACAGATTCTATAAACCTAACTGAAGAAAAAAGAAATGGAAAAGTAAAAGTTCTATCAGTGGATTTACTTTTTGCAGAGGCAATAAAAAGAATTGTAACTAATGAATCTATTTCTGAGCTTTTTGAGAAAAGATAA
- the glmU gene encoding bifunctional UDP-N-acetylglucosamine diphosphorylase/glucosamine-1-phosphate N-acetyltransferase GlmU: MNLKTLILAAGKGTRMKSDLPKVLHKVNGIPMIKKIIEILDKLNSQENILILGHEKEMILDSLGDVQYVVQDKQLGTGHAIMMAEEKLKDYDGDIMVVCGDTPLLTSETLEKMYKKHTESGAATTILTSIVEDPYGYGRIVKENDLVSAIVEEKEATESEKKIKEINAGVYCFDSKKLFKALSKIEKHVEKDEYYLTDVIGINVNDGKKVETYTLENNEEVLGVNSKVQLAEAEAVLRNRKNLDLMNDGVILIDPKNTYIEESVEIGADTVIYPGALLQGKTTIGKNCEITGNTRILDSKIGNNVNIQSSVIKESILEQGVTIGPFAHIRPKSHLKEKVHIGNFVEVKKSVLETGVKAGHLTYLGDAEIGADTNIGAGTITCNYDGKNKHKTKIGKDVFIGSDSMLVAPLEIGDGALTGAGSVITKDLPSNALGVARSKQRIKKEWNKKQ; this comes from the coding sequence ATGAATTTGAAAACTTTGATTTTAGCTGCGGGAAAAGGCACTAGAATGAAGTCAGATCTACCAAAAGTTTTGCATAAGGTAAACGGAATTCCTATGATAAAGAAAATTATAGAGATTCTTGACAAACTAAATTCTCAAGAAAATATCCTGATTTTAGGTCACGAAAAAGAGATGATACTTGATTCTCTCGGTGATGTACAGTATGTAGTACAGGATAAGCAACTGGGAACGGGACATGCTATAATGATGGCAGAAGAAAAGCTTAAAGATTATGATGGAGATATAATGGTAGTGTGTGGGGACACACCTCTTCTAACTTCTGAAACATTGGAAAAAATGTATAAAAAGCATACTGAGTCTGGTGCTGCGACAACTATTCTCACATCTATTGTGGAAGACCCCTACGGATACGGAAGAATAGTAAAGGAAAATGACCTGGTTAGTGCTATAGTAGAGGAAAAGGAAGCAACAGAGAGTGAAAAGAAGATAAAGGAGATCAATGCGGGAGTTTATTGCTTTGATTCGAAAAAACTTTTCAAGGCTCTTTCTAAGATAGAGAAACACGTTGAAAAAGATGAGTATTATCTGACTGATGTTATCGGTATCAATGTAAACGATGGTAAAAAGGTGGAGACATACACACTTGAAAATAATGAAGAGGTTTTGGGGGTGAATTCCAAAGTCCAGCTTGCAGAGGCAGAGGCGGTACTTAGAAACAGAAAGAACCTAGATCTGATGAATGACGGAGTTATACTGATAGATCCTAAAAATACATATATAGAGGAAAGTGTAGAGATAGGGGCAGACACTGTAATTTATCCAGGGGCTTTGCTTCAGGGTAAAACTACTATCGGAAAAAACTGTGAGATAACAGGAAACACAAGAATATTAGATTCCAAAATTGGTAACAATGTTAATATACAAAGTTCAGTGATCAAAGAAAGTATTTTGGAACAGGGAGTAACTATAGGTCCTTTTGCCCATATCAGACCGAAATCACACCTGAAAGAAAAAGTACACATAGGTAACTTTGTGGAAGTAAAAAAATCTGTGCTAGAAACAGGAGTAAAGGCTGGGCATCTTACTTATCTCGGAGATGCTGAGATAGGGGCAGACACCAATATAGGGGCTGGAACTATCACATGCAACTACGATGGTAAGAATAAGCACAAGACAAAAATTGGTAAAGATGTATTCATAGGAAGTGATAGTATGCTTGTGGCACCTCTAGAAATAGGGGATGGAGCACTTACCGGGGCAGGTTCGGTAATCACAAAAGATCTTCCTTCAAATGCATTGGGAGTAGCTAGAAGTAAGCAGAGAATAAAAAAGGAGTGGAATAAAAAGCAATGA